One genomic window of Cannabis sativa cultivar Pink pepper isolate KNU-18-1 chromosome 2, ASM2916894v1, whole genome shotgun sequence includes the following:
- the LOC133034269 gene encoding uncharacterized protein LOC133034269 produces MKKILSKKRKIEDFETVALTEECNAILQKKLPPKLKDLRSFTIPCTIGRLENINDLCDLGASINLMPLSVFKRLQLGEDKPTTVALQLVNFSLAHPRGAIKNVLVKVDKFIFPANLIVLDMEEDKNIAIILGRPFLATCKALIDVQKGELKLKV; encoded by the coding sequence atgaagaagattCTATCCAAAAAGAGGAAGATAGAAGATTTTGAGACAGTAGCTTTGACAGAGGAGTGCAATGCAATTTTACAGAAGAAGCTCCCTCCTAAACTGAAAGACCTAAGGAGCTTTACCATACCATGCACTATTGGGAGGCTCGAGAATATTAATGATTTGTGTGATTTAGGGGCTAGTATCAACCTTATGCCCTTGTCAGTGTTTAAGAGGCTGCAGCTTGGAGAGGACAAACCAACAACTGTAGCACTACAGCTAGTTAATTTCTCCTTAGCCCATCCAAGAGGAGCAATCAAAAATGTCCTTGTCAAGGTGGACAAATTTATATTTCCTGCTAATTTAATAGTGCTTGACATGGAAGAAGATAAAAATATTGCCATCATTCTTGGGAGACCTTTTTTGGCAACATGCAAAGCACTAATTGATGTTCAAAAGGGAGAGCTAAAGCTTAAAGTCTAA
- the LOC115720895 gene encoding protein NDL1, with the protein MGESSDSVSIDIDVIPLGGKEFVVKTSKGSISVFVCGDQEKPALITYSDVALNYMSCFQGLLFCQDAASLLLHNFCIYHIDAPGHELGANVISSDDPLLSVDDLADQVVEVLDFFGLREVMCFGVTAGAYILTLFAMKYRERVLGLILVSPICKAPSWTEWLYNKVLMNLLYFYGMCGVLKECLLQRYFSKELRCGMHGAESDIIQACRRLLDERQSLNVMRFLHAINERHDLTEGFKKLQCKTLIFVGDCSPFHAESLYMSTKMDRKGCALVEVQACGSLVTEEHPYAMVVPIELFLMGFGFYRQKHFASSSSNGSNPASPSNRSCIAPELLSPESLGIKLKPIKTRVDIVI; encoded by the exons ATGGGCGAGTCAAGCGACTCAGTTTCCATTGACATTGATGTGATTCCTTTGGGAGGGAAG GAATTTGTGGTGAAAACAAGCAAAGGTTCAATCTCTGTTTTTGTTTGTGGGGATCAAGAAAAACCTGCTTTAATCACGTACTCAGATGTTGCTCTCAACT ACATGTCTTGTTTCCAAGGTCTCTTGTTCTGCCAGGATGCAGCTTCTTTGCTACTTCATAACTTTTGTATTTACCATATTGATGCCCCTGGCCATGAG TTAGGAGCTAATGTGATTTCTTCAGATGATCCACTTCTTAGCGTGGATGACTTAGCTGACCAGGTTGTTGAAGTGCTTGACTTCTTTGG GTTGAGAGAGGTTATGTGCTTTGGTGTAACTGCTGGTGCTTACATCCTTACTCTCTTTGCA ATGAAGTACCGAGAACGCGTGCTTGGATTAATTCTTGTATCCCCTATATGCAAAGCACCTTCATGGACTGAATGGCTTTACAACAAG GTATTGATGAACTTGTTGTACTTCTATGGTATGTGTGGCGTATTGAAGGAATGCCTCCTCCAGCGCTACTTCAGCAAG GAGCTTAGATGTGGTATGCATGGTGCAGAGTCAGACATAATTCAAGCTTGCCGAAGG TTATTGGATGAAAGACAGAGTTTGAATGTCATGCGTTTCCTTCATGCAATCAATGA GAGGCATGACCTTACAGAAGGCTTCAAAAAATTGCAATGTAAAACACTTATTTTTGTTGGTGATTGTAGTCCATTTCATGCCGAGTCCTTGTATATGAGTACCAAAATGGACAGGAAAGGCTGTGCGCTTGTTGAG GTTCAAGCATGTGGCTCATTGGTAACAGAAGAGCATCCATACGCAATGGTGGTTCCGATTGAGTTATTCCTGATGGGATTCGGTTTCTATAGGCAAAAACATTTTGCTTCTTCATCAAGTAATGGTTCAAACCCGGCCAGCCCATCAAACCGGTCGTGCATTGCACCAGAACTTCTTTCTCCAGAGAGTTTGGGGATTAAACTCAAACCCATCAAAACACGGGTAGACATTGTTATTTGA